The Phaseolus vulgaris cultivar G19833 chromosome 5, P. vulgaris v2.0, whole genome shotgun sequence genomic interval TTTTCTACATTTATTAGAAAATGAATATCAGTTTTTCAGTGTAAACAGACAAACTCAATCTACATATCTTGGTTTCTTTCTGGTTGTTCTGTTTTCACTTTAGCATGAAAGAAGTCAATAATGAAGGAGAAACGTGTTTTAGCATTAACCCAATTTTgcttttaacaattttaacacTGCAGGCAAATTGATTCATGTAAAATATGTTTGGGTTTTACATAGGGGTTCAACACAATGATCAGCACTTCAATTCAAATTCACGCAATGCTCAAATTAGGTGGAATGCCCCTGTTCACCTTGAGCCTTGCATAAGAAAGAAGTTTTAAAAAAGTTGTATTAGTATATAAAGTTGACAAATTTCGATTTAGTTGTCACTGTCCTACTCACACACAACACAACCTAGAAGTTCCCACCCACCCCACAtggattatttttattttctatctcTCAGCACCAACTGTCTCTAGTCAACAATTgaaaacctcttctttcaattATACCAAAACTAACTATTACTTGTACTGAAATCACCAACCTCAGTTTTTGAAAATGAGATGTGTTTCAAAATCTAAAATGGTATCAAATTATCTACCATCTAAACCTAACAGGGTTGTCTTGTCTTGGACCCCATACGCCCATAACTATGACCAATACGTGTATGACAGTATTCAAGTTTTTCAGCTTCCGACTTATTACATGTCATATGGATATAGACATTAGTTAAGACTAAAATTACCAAACAATTTCTCTACCTAAGAAGGTGTATTGAAAAAACTAGACAATAATCTAAGACTCTGCTTCACATTATGCGAAAACTAATAGTAATAAGTGAAGACAAATGAAATCAGAGCCAAACAATGAACAAAAAGCTTGGATTCAGAAATGaacagagagagaaagagagagagtaTTAACCTGGTAAATCCCAAGGCTCGTATTTACAGAGCTCAACCTCAGAAATGACTTGAACACTCTCTTCATGGCCGTCCAACTTCTTCCTAAGGTAATAAGAAATCAACTCCTCATCGGTGGGGCAGAATCTGAAGCCAGGAAACATGGAAGAAGCTGCGATTGACATGTGGGCTTCCCTGGAAACCCCTTCCATGATCAAGTGGTGTGTTTGTGGCGAAGCAATCGGCGAGAGAAAAGAGTAAAGAAAAGGAAGCTAGGATTTAAGGTTAAGGTTGTTCATGGTTATAAAGGAACAGGGTTGGTGGTGGAGGAGTTATTCCTTGGGAGGAGGGGTGGCTGTGTTTGGGAGGTTGAATGCTTTGCTTGGCTGTGTGTGGCACGCAAGCTGCCACGGGTTCTGGCGTGGTGGTAGAGCTTTTGAGAGAGTCGGCCAAGAATGTATGAAGAAGTGGAGAGGTGAGGTAACCAAGGTTCGCTTCCATCTCCTTCTTGTCACGTGCCCtccctctttctctctttttataTCCTCTCTTCAAACTCTCCCACCGTTTTATTCATTCAACACTCACTTCACTTCTTCTTGCTTCTAGCACTTCCTCATTCTCAcacttcttttatattttattctttcttcTCTCACTCTTCGTTCATATTCAAAACTTACTTTTCATGTACAAAACTTAACCTTAAACAAAGGTTACTCTTTGCTTGCGTCCTAGGTTTCAAATCAACAATTTTAACTTGCTAAATGTCTCTCTGTCTTCCAAAAAAATACTTAACGTTACACGTGACGCCAAAAATTAGCAGCTTCTGTATTTACGCTCTCTCGTCTTTACTCTGAGTGACCGTACAATAATAACCTAAATATGTTTGCTACAGTTTTATGCTGTAAAAAATTAGTTTGGTGATGgacatttttttcaaaatattacaaaaatatctGGGCGGTGCGAACAAAAAGATGGTATGTGAATAGCAAGCCCAAATCCAGAATAAAGATCTGTTTTAATTTGGACATATGATGTAGGTCCATAGCATATATGTTAAACGAAATGTCGTAGACCGTTTCTTTTTGCACCTCCATATATGTTGTTCTAACATCccatacaaaacatgaaaatatatttttattcttatgtcatctcaaattacataatccaaaatggtattttagattatataatttagaattcTAGATTTTACACTAACTTccgattatgtaatctgaaaactAATTATGTATCTAAATAACAAacttctagattacataattaaaaaaagttaattacgaatttaaaaaatgagttttagttaatccaaaatattatatagaaagtttttaaaaatacaaaaatttatgaaagtgGGAGAACAATATCTTGAATAGGTGGAGGAAGAAACAATCAATGTTGTACCAGAAGgaataaaaaaagagaaaaaggtgTTTGATGCGACACGTACAATCCTGTGTGAGAAGTGCGTACGGAGTGTTTGGACAAAGGCAAAGTCAGGGACCACAAAGCATGGGAGTTGAAGtagtttataaaaatttaacacAGATTCTATGATGAAAATTTTAACATGATGAAACTATCTTTACAGAAaatatttctctcttttttctagTACATATGAAATTATATTCACTTTTGCTGATGAAAAAACACCAAAAACAATAGTAATAAATTGTTTATGAAGAGTAACTCAAAATGTGAGATATGAAAGTTATAGGCGATACTTCCGTATATGTTATGAATAAAATAGTGTGATGTATGTTgagtttataataatataaatatttattatatttgatatacaatttattttttaaataatgtattttttaaaaatttgatattttgacctatataaaatattaaaaaataaacaaatgaagagacaaaggtaaaaaaaaatcaataaatattatCATACTATAATATTAAATGTCAAAAGTTAATTATCTATGTCGAATAATATGTTATTTACAACATAAATGAAAGTATTAAAGAAAGttataacataaatatattttcaaaataaaataatgtttagaatttcgttgataaaataatgtttagaatttcgttgataaaataatgtttacaaaattgtgttttgttatttaaataattaaatatggatatagaaaatatttattgaaagaCTTCATACATATTTGTTGTAATAAACCCATAATTCATAAATACAGTTACACGTTTTGTTAAGCAACATGACTGATACAACTAGATGATAGAGAAAAAGCTCTTAGAGAATATAATAAAAGGTAAGATGTTTTATGTGTTCACTgatttgtttagttttttttttcaaaaatagtgtaatttgatttcatattttttttaaatgagtaactagtttttttatttattttagaattggACAAATTGTGTATGGGAAATACgatcaattttaaagaaattgtCATTCACGGTTTTTCAAATTTACAAAGAAAACGTACattacatatataaattttggTTAAATGCTGAgtggatattttttttaaggaaatcGTATTTAAtgtatacaattttaattagcaaataataattacactagaattaaaattatacaTGTGAAAAGGGGagttttgcaagagatgttatTGTACTGAAACTTGTATTTGTAATGTACAACTTTATTTATATGGGATTGTATTAAATTCGTATTTATTATGTACAATTTCActtcattgattttttttcttaagaaaacttgttaaatttttttaaattgataaaataatttaagaaatatttaatgtattattttgattaaaaatatatataaattaataatagttGTTAAATCTTAAATGAGACATTAGATTTTAACGAGAAACACTAACCAGAAACCTTACCGAACGTCTCAATTGGAAGCCTAATATGAACGATTAAGTACTTAAcgaactttttttttatttaaacttttttgtAGTTATTATTGATTGATGTTTGCAAGATTGAAATACtaactcttttgtttttttttataattgaagtatttaaaaaaatacttttaaaattaaaccatttcaataaaaaaaaagtaacttaaattcatgtatataaatttaaataaatggtattttttatctaaacatataaaatcattattaaGTAATGCATAATAATTCTGTACCGTTATTCTAATGAGTATTTGTATTAGACTTAATTTACATATATGTAACTAGATACTTGTCAGTATATGATAGGTTAAACATAAAGTGAAACATATGAAAGTGTCacattgattttattttttttactaaattaatGTAATTTGCTTATTTAGATTACACGATCTCATTATAAAAAATCGTATTTTAAATCAAGATTTTAGGTTTATTGACAGTTTTCATAATTTAAagcacatttttattatttattaatataaatctTGTTTAAAAACAcgttttctaatatatatatatatatatatatattaaatcgtatatataaaaacaatattaacATAATAGAAATcacgatttaaaaaaaaaaatctattaaaaaattaaaaataataaaaacatatttttgatGTACGATTCtcgtaataaaaatttaaagaaaactaAACTCCTGCTTGGAAAATCTGTTTGGAAgtataatttcttttaagaaaTTGTATCCGATTTTCTCAAatgcttatttttttaaaaattcaccAGTTTACATAATAATTAAGCATGTAATATTAAACCAATTTGGTAAAAGAATGTTGTGAGAGCAAATTTAAAACTCTTTGTTCAGttatagtaatatatatatatatatatatatatatatatatatatatatatcaaaagtTGTATAAGTATCATTTTCCATCTTTCCAATTTTCCATGTTTCAGTTCTTGTATTACCATATTTTCAATGTTGATACTTAAAATTCTTCCACTtcacaatttaataaattaatattttaattttacaattcattaaattatttttttaattatatttaatttattttcaaaggtaaaataatattatatttatttatttattttcaaatgaaaGTTGTGTTGAGAGTGTCAAagatatttttcctttcaatcaTCTTCAAACTTCACCAACTTGTAGGGAGACTAAAAGTCAGAACTTGAACCATAAATATCGTGATCAGCATAAAGGCCGGGAAAAAAATTTCTTAGTTACTTCCACATTCACCACTTCTCAATCAGCCAAATCCTAGTCGAACCAGGGAGAAATTTTTGAACGGTCAAAGAGTGACGCGTAACACCACAATATCGCAATTCTTAGGAATTCAAGACACACTTCCATGTGTTTTACCTTAATCATTAAATCATCAGTTAAGAAAGGTTATTGCACTTTTAacccacataaaaaaaaatactaatctATAACCTCAAACCAGTAAACCtgaatgaatttaaatttataaatttatggtaaaaatatgtataaatttatataaaggAATTAGGTGACATGGTATTGgtcaaaagaaaaaatgaattaaGTAAGTGGAATAAAATACACACGTTGTTGTGTCGTATATGCTGTATCTTCTCCGCTTAACGTTTCTATTCAAGTGTCCCTTTTGCTTTACCTTTTCCGTCCAAGCTGGCGTAAGTGCAACCGACCAACCCCAAAGAACAAACACAAAAGCTGTTTCTTTGGTCAAAAGCCAAAGACCATGAACCAAAAGAGTGAAACGAAAACGGTGAAAGAGACCAACATGGCAACCATGTCCATTGCATTGTCTCTCCGTACTTTTCTCTCTCTGATATCTTTCTTCAGGCGGCAGAATTTCTCGAACCTTGCTCTGGCTTCTTCGGGATCAGGTTTTCGTCTCTCGCCGTTCGCCATGGCGTCTTGCAAAATTACGAAACTGTCCCTGCCAATCACGTGTCTCCCCTCCGTGTCCTCCATCATCAGGCCCACCTCCCTCACGTGCATAGCCCCCCCGGCCTTCCCGAAGCACGTCACCCTTATAACGCACTGGACACTCTCCATGGTCACCGCGAACGAAACCTCCAGATCCCCCGTCAGCCAGTGCCGCCGCGCCGCCACCGGCCGCCGGCTCGAGAGGTTCGCCGCGCGCTTCCCCGTCGGGTCGATGACGATCCAGCTCAGCTCCAGATTCTGCTCTAGGTGGGCCAGCCGCGAAGATTCCTCCTCGCACTTCGCGAATATCAAGGGAGTGGGGACCACCTCGTTGGGGTCGAGGAGGTCCACCCAGAGCGGGGAGGAGAGGAACCAGCCCTTTTGGGTATCGGTTGTGATGACGCGCGAAAAGACGGGTTTGCCCTTGTAGTAGAGGTCCACGGCGGATACAAGCTCCGGCGGCGGCCGCGTTGGGGTGGGGTGCGGAGAAGGGGAGTGGTGGATGGAGGGAAAGGAGTCGGAGAAGACAGAGCGGTGGGCGGCGGGGAAGGTAGCGATGAGGTCAGCGGCACGGGGTTGGTTGAGAGAGGGCCAGGTGGCGGCGCAGATGTTCCGCCAGAGGTGTTGATCGGTGCAGAGCCGGCGCAGGTGGAGGGTGGTGGAGGATGCGGAGGCGAGGGTGGGAGCGTCGAGGCGATTAAGGATGTGGGATTGAATGATGTCGGGGTGGAGGGTGGTTATGttggatgaagaagaagaagaagaagaagaagaagagaaagaagttGTGTCCATGGGTGTGATGGGAAGAGAAAAAGTAAGAATTAGGAAATAGAAAGTGTAGTTGATTGGTTGCAGTGAGAAGGATAAGTGATATAGTTTTATGATTGATGGTTGAGTGTGTGTAATGTGTGCATGTGAAGGATTAGGATTGGGATTGGTGATATATAGAGTTGTCTTGGTGACTTTTTTTTTAGCATAACAACAAGTTGAGATGAGAGTAGGGTCAAATCAAGTGTGTCATTCTAGATACTCATCTAACTATTCAAACCACTCCATATTTGGCttctacatttttttattttataaaccatACTTTTATTTCTCTTTAGATACTCTTCAAACTCCAAATAAGGGGTCTCACTTcctttcttaatattttatgttaCAATATTTTATACCTTTTTTATAAGCCATCTCAAGTGGACTCATTTATATAACAATAAACATTTTGTTTGTGCTTTACAGCGtgccttttctttctctatttctATTTTCATAAACTTGCGTAATGTAATTTTGTTTGACTCAACTGAATCATCACATTTAAATAACAGATAACTACGTCATTCAgtatataaaactattttttcaaacatctaaaatcaatataaaCTGTATTAATGTTCTGTTCtgtttattttttccttttatttcatttttttaaagtaatataatttaaataagataAGATTTTGATTTTATTGAGTTTTATTGAGCACGCAAAACAGAAATgagatggaaaaaaaaatattgttaattaTAGAAATGTTTGTTTGTTATTCCAACACATGATGATGGTCCATCCAACAACCTCCTCCATCATttccagaaaataaaagaaaccaACCTTATCCAACCTCACTTTCGGTCATCCATTTTTGTTCCCattcttttttaaattctatatatatacttcatctttatttttattaataaatatttcaataatacatttgaaaaaaataatgttatttactttttttaataataaatatttctttaaaaacaacaacaatcgTGTtattttgtcaatttttttgaataaaataaatacctTAATTTTCTAGCGATTGATAGTGTAACTTAACAATTAATTAGCAACATATATAATATCACTCTAGTGACCATAAAATTGCTTGCTCTTAGTAACTGATTTGATTTTAGCGACACAAAAAAGGAAGGAATTAGCAACTGAATCTGTGTATATAGCTACTGaaactttttagtttttatttgataatttctCTGTAGTATTTTAGTCCATTTTTGTGACCATTAATATTCATTGAGTTACTTGAGGACTCACTCGGTGTATAGTATATACAATTAATAAAGTTAATTCCTATTAATTATGCTTGAAGATAGAGGTTCAAAACCTTCTTAATTATCATGCAAATTCAGcttgttttaaatttatacctttttaccgactggatattttaaattataattatattgatttaaatataaataacttatatttaatctatttaatctatttaattaatcaaatttataaaaaagaattttacactttcatattta includes:
- the LOC137835615 gene encoding F-box protein At2g27310-like, producing MDTTSFSSSSSSSSSSSNITTLHPDIIQSHILNRLDAPTLASASSTTLHLRRLCTDQHLWRNICAATWPSLNQPRAADLIATFPAAHRSVFSDSFPSIHHSPSPHPTPTRPPPELVSAVDLYYKGKPVFSRVITTDTQKGWFLSSPLWVDLLDPNEVVPTPLIFAKCEEESSRLAHLEQNLELSWIVIDPTGKRAANLSSRRPVAARRHWLTGDLEVSFAVTMESVQCVIRVTCFGKAGGAMHVREVGLMMEDTEGRHVIGRDSFVILQDAMANGERRKPDPEEARARFEKFCRLKKDIRERKVRRDNAMDMVAMLVSFTVFVSLFWFMVFGF